A stretch of DNA from Acidobacteriota bacterium:
ACAAACAAGGAAAAGAAAGAAAACGAAAATAGTCCTTGTTTTCAGCATCGCCTTTGAGCGTTCTCTATTTGATGCAGCTCTCAACCCAACCGATAGTATCACTGCGGGGGTTTGGCCACTTTCCGAAGCACACGGATCAGACGACGAGTGTTTTTCTCAATTATCTGCCAGTTCCACAGGGACGGAGACCCTAATTCGGGGTTGATATCGGACCACGTGTCCGCACCTTTCCGGGATTCTACGCTGAATGAGCAGCTAATATTGTCGATGTCGGTTAGTGTTACCTGAAACGCGATCAACCCCCATCCCGCCATCACATACCGAAAAGTCGCCCCATTGCACTTCTTCGGGTTGAGTTCGACACGACGCTTTCTCACCACGCCATTCGATCCGGGATACCGCAGCGCACAGAAAATAAATTTATGCTTTTCGTTGTTAACCAGTTTGGCGGCAATTAGCTGTTGTAGTGATTCTCTCGTAGGAAAATGCCGGACGTCGGACTCGAACTCTGAATACACCTCGAAAACCTCCGGGTCGCCTTTGTAGACAGCCTCGGAAATTAATTCGAGCGATTCAAGTGTGATCTTCTCCTCACGTTGCATACTGCCAGTTCACTAATGGAAACTCCCATCATAATGCCACACAAGCGATGATCCTTCCGACTTCGTCGCCGCGGCGGTTTTTTATGGGCATTGGCGAGAGGTCGGGGAGGGCTTCGGGGGTGATGAGGCCGAGTTGTTTTAGGATGGCGGCGGAGGCGACGGGACGGGCACGGCGGTCGTCGCCGTCCTCGACCTTGAGCCCGATGGCGAGCCCTGTTGGGTATGCTTCGCTTGGCAGGACACCGCAGAGCCAAAGGCCCTCGGCGCCGACCTTTGAGATGATGCGGCCTTCGGCAGCTTGCATCAGCATGGTGTCGAGCCGGTCGGTGCCGCCGATCAGCTCGGGGTTTTTCACCATCGCCGAGACGACCCTTCCGCAGGCGGCCTTGAGGTCGCGAGAGAAATGGTCGGGCGGCGAGATGAGGTTCATAAAGCCGCGGGCCATCGCGACAAGCGGCAGGGCAAAGTTTGGTGCGGCGCAGCCATCGATGGCGGTCTTGATCTTCGCTGCCGGGACTTCGGTGATCGCTGCGACGGCCTTCAGTATCTCCGCTTGAACCGGATTCTCCGGCGAATCGTAGCTCGTGATGTCGGCCCCGATGTGCTTGGCGAGGGCGAGCATCGCAGCGTGCTTGCCGGAGCAATTGTTGTGAAGCTCGGTCGGATATTCGCCGGCCCGCTGCATCCGCTCGGCCTCTTTGTCGTAAAAGGGCAGGTGCGTTCCGCAGCGAAGATGTATCTCCGAAAGGCCGATCCGCTCAAGCATTAGCTGTGCGATGCGGACGTGGCGAGCCTCGCCGGAGTGCGAGGCTGAGGCGAGTGCGATCTCCTCTTCCGAGAAGCCAGCGGCGTCCGCGGCACCGCTCGTAAGGCACGGCAAGACCTGAAAAGGCTTGGCCGCCGAGCGGATGAACGTGACCGTTTTGGGGCTGCCTTCGGAGGCGATCTCGCGGCCTTCGCCATCGATGATCACGTAGTGGCCGCGATGGACCGATTCCACCACATCGCCGCGAAAGACCTTTGCCAGAACCTTTGAAGCCATAGTAATTCTATCCTGCCGCGGCGAGCATTTCGCGGGCGTTCTCGCGGGCGGCGTCGGTTATCTTTTCGCCGGCGAGCATACGGGCGATCTCTTCGATGCGTTCGGCGGGGCCGAGTTCGCGGAGGGCGATCTCGGTCCGGCCTTTTACGGCCGCTTTCTCAACTACAAAATGCCGATCCGCCTTTGAGGCGACCTGCGCCTGATGCGTAACGCAGAGCACCTGTTGCGACTCGGCAAGCGCCTTGAGCTTGAGCCCAACAGCTTCAGCCACTCGCCCGCCGATTCCGGCATCGATCTCATCAAAAACCGATGACGTCGCCGAACTCCGCGGCCGCGAGGCCGTCTTCAAAACAAGCATCAGCCGCGAGGCCTCGCCGCCCGAGGCGACCTTTGCCAGCGGCTTGACCGCTTCGCCGGGATTTGCCGAGAAGAAAAACTCAACGCGGTCGATGCCACTCGCGGCCGGTTCCGCCGGAAGGCCTTCGAGGCGTGTTTCAAATTTAGCTTTATCAAAGGCAACGTCCTTGAGCGATGCCTCGACCTGCTTATCAAACTTCTTCGCGGCGGACCTTCGTTTCTCGCTGAGGCGTTTCGCGACCTCGAGATACGCTGTCTCGGCCTCGGCGAGCTCGGCGGCAAGTTCTTTCTCGCGAAGCTCGGCAAGTTCGATATTT
This window harbors:
- a CDS encoding asparaginase; this encodes MASKVLAKVFRGDVVESVHRGHYVIIDGEGREIASEGSPKTVTFIRSAAKPFQVLPCLTSGAADAAGFSEEEIALASASHSGEARHVRIAQLMLERIGLSEIHLRCGTHLPFYDKEAERMQRAGEYPTELHNNCSGKHAAMLALAKHIGADITSYDSPENPVQAEILKAVAAITEVPAAKIKTAIDGCAAPNFALPLVAMARGFMNLISPPDHFSRDLKAACGRVVSAMVKNPELIGGTDRLDTMLMQAAEGRIISKVGAEGLWLCGVLPSEAYPTGLAIGLKVEDGDDRRARPVASAAILKQLGLITPEALPDLSPMPIKNRRGDEVGRIIACVAL